The nucleotide sequence TCTCGCTTACTCGTTTACAATTTCTTGCAAATACGCTCGCAATTCTGATACTCCCTCACTTGTGAGCGAGGAGGTCCGGAAAATTTTTGCATTGCCGAGCGATTGACGCAGGAATTGTTCTGCCCTCTCTACATTTGCATCAGGATGATCCATTTTGGTAATGACCCCGATGCACGATTGCGGAAACCCTTGTGAAAAGCCAGGAGGGAAGTAATTGCGCTCCCTTGTTGCATCCTGCACCATCACAATGATCTTCGCCTCAAGAGAGGTGGCCATAAGCGTGCGGTAAAACATCGGGTTTTCGCTGTACTCACCCGGAGTGTCAATCGCCCAGTCCCGATATTCGAGCGCTTGCGTCTTCCGGGCAGGCTGTTCGTCATTGAACAGCGCCCGCACCAGAGAAGACTTTCCTGCTTCAATTGCACCGATAATCATTACACGACCGGTCATGATTTCGTCACCAACGCCGGTGTAAACCGCAGTTTTTCGCTCAGCACCTGATTGACCGCCTCGACTGCCATCTCAACAGCGGATACATCTCCTACGACAATCAGTGAACCTGTAAAACGATCGAGAAACCCAAGCTCGACGCCAGCAGCCTTTGTCGCAATATCCGCGGCAATAATGGCTGTTTCGGTAGGCGTCAAAGTCAAGATGCCGATTGCACCGGCCTCATTGATACCTAGCTTGGTATAGAGCATTGGGTCAGGGTTTGCGATTACATGAGCCAACGTGACCTGTTTCCCCGGTACGAATTCCTGGATGACTCGTGAACGTTCCTGTTCCATTCCTATTCCTCTCTTCCTGCGGCACCCGGCACCTCAAACGAATCGACGATGCCTACGATGATCGCATCGATCGGCACACTGGTGCCGGAGAAAAGGATTCGGGCAGGCGTCCCACGAGAGACGATAACCTGCTCCCCGATTCCCGCACCGATCCTGTCCGCTGCGATAACGGTTTGTCCGCCTTCTTCGCCACGCCAATCAATCGGCTGAACCACCATGAGCTTGAGATTTTCCATTCCTGCTTCTTTTTGCGTGGCCCAGACGCTGCCGATCACTTTTCCCAAAAACATGCGATCACCCTTTTCCTAAATAGCTGACCGTAATGCCGCGTTCTCTCATGCTGTCATAAGCAAGCGGAGAAACAATTGCACCTTTTTTCACGATCAAAGTCGTATCGCGAAGCTCAGGTTGAGATCTGATCCAATCCGCTGTCAACAGCTTCCCGGAAAAGACGGCTTCTTGCTCATCCAAAGGAGTCAATGTTGGTTGTTCTGTCTTGGTAGTCTCCACTTTTTGCAACTGAGACTTCAACTTGGAAACCACGCGATCAGCCAGACGGCGCTGCTCCGCAAACTCCACACCCAGCTCTTTCATGCTCTCAACGTGACGGTTGAACAGCTTTTCATAAGCAGGTGTCAGTGTCAATGTTTGCAGGGTACGACGGTCTGCGCGCTTGATTCCTGGCACATCGGAACCAGCGATGACGAATTTGCCTGTCACCAACGCGGAAAAGACGATTTCCGCTTTGATTGTTCCTTTTAGACCGGAAGCAATTCTCGCTGCATTATCCAAATCGATTTCAGGAATCACGATACCGACATAATCTTTCGGCACTTCCAACGGGGCAGGAGCGTACTCATCTGCGGTAAGAATTTTGCCTGCTCCCCCACATTCGATCTTGTGCATGCCCAACCAAGAAGAGGTTTCTCCGTCCAGGAAGAGAATGTCATGGCAGATCCCGTGGTTTTTCAGTTGGATAAAATGATCCTGAAACGCCTCATGAGCCTGGCTGTCGCAAAATACGTACAGGACACGAGGCGCTGTGCTGCTTTGCTTTTCTGTATTCATCGATTGCAAAATTTCTTTTGTAATCGACGCCACCATTTCTCTGATGTCCATCAAGCTCAACCTCCGTTAGCCGGAGTAAAATTGCCCGTTCTTGCCGATCACTTTTACCCGGTCGCCCGTTTTCAAATTAGCGGCATTTCCTTCATCCGTATCAACGTGGAAATCAAGTGCAAACTGCGGATGTACACGAACGACTACATCTGGATAGATGATAGGACGATCGCTTTGCGTTGCCAGGATCAGCGTATCGCCATCCTTCACTTGATATTGCTCGGCATCTGCTGGGGACATATGAACGTGGCTCTTCGCTACGATTACGCCTTTGTCCATCACAACAGTCCCTTTTGCCGTTACAAGTACCATACCTGGTGTTCCTTCAATATCTCCAGACATACGCACAGGTGCATGAACACCTACTGCAAAGCCGTCTGTTCTGGAAATTTCCACTTGTGTCGCGCCACGAGCTGGTCCCAAAACGCGAACCCCATGGATGCTGCCTTTTGGTCCCACGATGGTGACTGTTTCTTGGCAAGCAAACTGGCCCGGTTGCGACAAATCACGCATTGGCGTCAATTGATGTCCGGCTCCGAAAAGCTTCTCGACATCTGCTTGCGACAAATGAATGTGACGGTTCGATACGCCCAAAGGAATTTCTCGCACTGCCTCGGCAGCTTGATTGGTGGAAGGCTGCTGGTTCTGATCAACTTGTTTCACTTGAATCCCTCTTCCTTTCAAGAAATCTGCCGCTGCTGGTGTTATTTTATCCCCTTTCTCAACGAGAAAGGGGTTTGGGATACCTGACTTATGCATCGCTCTCAAGGATGCTTCTGTAATCACTGCCATCGGGATTTATTACCCTTCGAGTTTAGGCAGGATCAATTCAATGTCTCCATGAGGGCGTGGGATTACGTGTACAGATACGAGCTCTCCTACTTTTTCAGCAGCAGCGGCACCTGCGTCTGTGGAAGCTTTTACTGCACCTACGTCACCACGTACCATAACAGTTACGAGACCGCCACCTACGTGTACTTTACCAATCAGTTTTACGTTTGCTGCTTTTACCATTGCGTCAGCAGCTTCAACTGCTCCGATCAAACCTTTTGTTTCTACCATTCCCAATGCGGACATTTCTCCAGCCATTTTTGTATCCTCCTTAATTATATCTCCAAGATTTTAGTGTTTTACGACATTAAGACGTCATTTCTGTTAACACGGATTTGATGATGTTCTTGATCTCATCACGGCTCAAGCCAACGTTCATGGAAGAGACAGCCTGTAGGACAGCTTCTTCCGCTTGTGTCGCAGGAGCTTGTGGTGCTGGCGTTGATTGTGGCATTTCTTTGATACCAAATGCAACACGCTTGATGTTGAACATGTGCTTCGCACCGATGTTATCGGAAGTGATGTTGCCCCCTAAAGAACCGCATCCAAGTGTGAACGCTGGTTGTACGCCAGTCGTTGCACCAATTCCTCCGAAGGTCGTACCCGTATTTACCGGAATTCTGGATGCTGGCATTGCTTGACCATACGCTGCGATGACATTGTCATCCTGGGCGTGAATACCCGCTGTATGTCCAAGACCACCATGCTCCAGCAATTCGCGGCAACGAGCAAACGCTTCGCTGTCGCCTTGAACAGTGTAGAGGGCAAGAACCGGAGCCAGTTTTTCAACGGACATCGGATATGCTTTACCTACATTGTTCTCCTCCGCAACCAGGACACGTGTATCAGCCGGGATAGTAATACCCGCCATTTGAGCGATCACATGCGGGGAGCGGCCAACGATCTTCGCGTTCAACGAGCCGTTAATCGTGACGATGGCAGCTACCTTTTCCTTTTCTTGCTCGTTCAGGAAGTAGGCACCTTCACGCTTCAGGGCAGCAATCAATTGGTGTTTAGTGGATTCCTCCACTACCAATGCTTGCTCAGAAGCGCAGATCGTACCATAGTCAAACGTTTTGCTCTGCACGATGCGCTTGGCAGCAGCAGCAAAATCCGCACTGTGGTGGATGTAGACCGGAACGTTACCAGGTCCCACACCATAAGCAGGCTTGCCGGAGCTGTATGCCGCACGTACCATCGGTGTTCCGCCAGTCGCGAGAATCAAATTGGTCAGCTTATGCTTCATCAATTCGTTTGTCGCTGGAAGCGTAGGCTTGGTAACGCAATGGATCAAGCCTTCTGGTGCTCCAGCCGCTACTGCCGCCTGTGCCATCAGTCGCGCTGCTTCCAGCGTGCACTTGGCTGCTGACGGATGCGGGCTGAAGACAATCGCATTTCTCGCCTTGAGGGAGACCATCGATTTATAGATAACCGTGGACGTCGGATTGGTGGAAGGCACGATACCAGCTACGATACCGAATGGCTGCGCCACTTCCCATACCTTGTTCTCTTCGTCCTTACGGATGATGCCAACCGTTTTAACATCTTTCACAGATGCGTACACATCTTGAGCAGCAAACAGGTTTTTCATCCGTTTGTCCGGGATGTTACCAAAGCCTGTTTCTTCTACAGCCATTGCTGCCAGTCGATCTGCATGCTCCACACCCGCTTTGGACATGGCTTCGATGATTCTGTCGACTTGTTCTTGGCTGTAAGTAGCGAACTTGGCCTGTGCTTCCTTCGCTTGTGCGAGGTAGGTACGCACTTCCTGTATGGAATACAGATCAGCGTCGAGTGTCATTAGGCTTTGTCACCTCCGCCTTGTTTCTCTTCCAACAGACGAATGAGATCTTCTTTCTTCGCCATGTTGATTTCGTTCGTTGTCAGCGGGAAGTCCGCATACGAACGCGCCATTTTGCGCAGATCATTGATAGACTGATCTTGCAATTTGGTTGCTGGCACTTGGGCCGACTCTGCCTTAGCCTCTTCTTTTACTTCCGGTTTCAGCAGGTTTTTAAGCATTTTGGGTACATTTTCGTCAGGACGTGGAATAACGTGTGAGTGCAGCAAAGTTCCGACACGTCTCGCAGCTTCAGCACCAGCATCTACTGCTGACTGTACGGAGGAGACATCTCCGATTACATACACGGTAACGATCCCTGCGTCCGCGCCTTCATAAGAGACGACTTTGACGTCAGCCGCTTTGGCAGCAGCGTCTGCGGCAGCAATGAGAGCAGGCAAGCCCAATGTCTCGATCATGCCGAGTGAATATGACGTAGCGCGCATTTACATTACCTCCCCTTCAAGAGGGAATATCCCTATTATCGTTTGACAGGCTGTTGGGCGACACTTCTTACGGCATCGGCAAAAGCATCGGCGGCTGCCGTGCATGCCGACTGGCTGCCAGTGAGTAGCGCTCCCCCAAAGTTCGTTTCTGTCGGTGGACCAAAAAATTGAACCATTTGTACATCTGCAGCCTTGAGAGCGGCATCAATACCATACATGGCCTCCAGCGGTGGAGCGATCAAGTAGGCAAGCGGTTCACCTTCTCTGATACCCGCCAGTTGGGACAAATAGCTGCCCGTCCGCGACACAACATGGGCGTAATACGCATGCGTCCCTTCATCATTCAAAGAGTAAAAGCATGCTCCGCTCTCCATAAATGCAACGGCTGCATCCAGTCCGCTCTGCACCTCCGATGGCGTCGCGCCTCCGATCATCCCGATGAACTCGCCGGACAACGGTCCAGACGCATGGCCTGAGCCTGCATAAAACGACTTGGCATACACAACTTCTACCGCTGCCTTTTTGGTCGCTTCATCAATGGCCGTGTACCCCACATCGTCAATCGTGGAGGTCAAAAGACCCAGACTGCGGATATGGGAAGGCAGGTTCAGCTTCTCCGCAAATTGAGGATCGACATTGGGAATCAGTCGGATCGCAAGCGGCGTCGCTCGAATTGGTTTTTCCATGCGTGTCACTCCTTTCAAGACAACTTCCCTTTTCAAAAGCAAAAAAAGGTGCCTAAACACGAAAAAATAAGATCCGTGTTCAAGGGCACCTTTGCCTTTTGATTATTCACTTGTGGGTAGAAGATTTCACGCGATTTACGTGCTCTTTTACCTGTCTCTAATGTAGAACAAGGTAGGGAAAAATGCAAGCGTTTTCGGCATTCCGTCACTTTTCCATATTCCGGTCATATTACGGACACACGCCCCCATTATCTTTAGGTTGTAGCCGAGACGGGCAAGCCCATCAAACAAGGCTCACCACTCATTTACAGAACCCCCAAGGAGGAATTTCACAATGAAAAAGAAAATGGCAATGGCAGCAATGGCTCTGGCAGTATCCGCAATGGCAGGTTCCGCGTTTGCGGCAAGTGAACCAACGAAAACGTCTGGTTCTTCTGCTCCACTGAAAATGGTGAACACCGATGGTACAGATGCTCTTCTAAAACCGATTTTTAACCTGGAGCAAATGGCAAAGGAAAAGGGCATCACTGTGGAAGAGTTGATCAAGCAGCTTGAAAAGGAAGGCAAACTGACGAAAGGAGCAGCTATTAACACGAAAGACGGCGACCTGACAACTAGCTTCTCCTTCATAAAATTCGATGCCACCAGCGATAACATTAAGACAATCGACCTGGATGAAATGGCAAAAGAAAAAGGCATCTCCGTAGAAGACTTGATCGAGCAGCTTAAAGAAGAAGGCACGCTGGTAATGATTGCTTCCACGACAACTATCAATCTGGAAGAAGTAGCAAAAGAAAAAGGCATCTCTGTGGAAGAGTTGATCAAGCAGCTTGAAAAAGAAGGCACGATCGCCACTGGTAAAGCAGCTTCCTTTACTCACCCTTCAATCAGTTTGGAGGAAATGGCAAAAGAAATGGGCATCTCCGTGGAAGAGTTGATCAAACAGCTCGAAAAAGAAGGCAAGATCACAAAAGGTACAACAGTCTCAATACCTGCCATCAAAAAATAAGCGTTGCCTTTCAAGCACACAAAAAAACCTCTAGCAGGAAACTGCCAGAGGTTTAGTTATGCCCTTCGCCATTCAACGGACACATAACTCCATTATGCTAAACAACGGAAACAAGAACATTTTTTACAAATGATGTCAGTCAAAATTTTTTCTATCATTGCTATGATAAGTACAAATTGGCTTGAGATAGATAGGAGGTGTTTCTTCGTGAAACGAATTCTACTCATCGAGGATGAAATGCCGATTGCCCGACTTGTTCAGGTCTACCTGGAACGGGCGGGCTATGAGGTAAAATGGAATGAGGGTGATCACGAGGCAATCCCGACTTTTTTCTCCTGGAAACCCGATCTTGTCCTGCTTGACCTGATGCTGCCCGATCATGACGGCTTGGATATACTCGACCAGATTCGCCAATACGGCAGTTGCCCTGTCATTATCATCACGGCGCGCGGTACCGTGCCAGACAAGCTCCAAGGGCTGGCACAAGGTGCAGATGACTATATTGCCAAGCCATTTGATCCAGAAGAAGTGTTGGCCCGTGTACAAGCTGTGCTCCGCCGTTCCTCTTATATCGCCGAAGCAGACACGATCAGACTCGGGACACTTTCCATAGATGTTACGGCCCAAAATGCCTTAATCGGGAAAGCACCCCTTTCCTTAATGCCACGGGATTGGCAACTACTTGTTTTCCTGGCGCGACATCCGAACCAATGCTTCAGCCGAGATCAGTTGTTGGATCAGGTGTGGGGAATGGATTTTGAAGGGGGCGATCGCTCTGTGGATACCGCAGTGAAGCGTTTGCGCAAAAGCTTACTGCCGTGGCCGACTTCCGAAGGGGAGATTAGCACGATCAGAGGAATGGGGTATAGCCTGCGTGTTTACTAATCGATCTACTTCTACCAGAACTGCTGTACCGCTCTTGCGTTACTGGACGTGGCGCTATGCCTTGATATTATCTGTCATTCTTTTTGGTATTGGCTTTTTTGGCATCTATTGGATTAACAAAGCAGCTACAGAACAACAGTTTCAAGTATTGGAAGCAAGAACAGAGTTGCTCGCTGATTCGTATACCAAGTTGTTGCTTGCCAAGGACACCTCGACTTCTTCTGTAAAGATAGAGGATTTGGCACAAACAACTGTTGGCATCTCCAATCAGGCTATCACTACCGTGACTGGCCCTACGTCTCCGGCTATTCCTGACACCGCAACACCCGCAGCCACTACCGCTATGATCGCATTTCGAGTCATGCCAACTGTCCCAATCGATCACGTGGTACAGATTTACGATGATGCGGGCAAGACGTTCAAGAAGGAAATGGTGAGTCAGACGACGACCGCTACCATTGCGCAGTTACCTACCCCTGCCCAACCGGTGGACAAAACGAAAGAAATACGGGAGGTTGTTGCCACAAAGGGAGCTACCTGGCTGCGCGTTGGTGTCCCTTACTATGAACACAATGCAGTCGCAGGCACCTATTACGTCAGCACGCCTCTTAACAATGATTTGGTTCACACCTATATCACAATCATGGTTTCTATCGGAATCATCACTTTGTGCGGTTGGGCAATCGTCTATGTGCTGTCTCGCTCGTTAACACAGCCCCTGCGGCAGTTGGCAATAGCGGCAGAGCAAATATCCAGCGGGAATTATACGCCTTCCTTGCCCAATTCCTCCAAAATCAAAGAGGCCGAAATCAGCCAGCTGGTCCATTCATTTGACGAAATGGCCAAACGACTTGGACAACTAGAGCGGATGCGCACCGACCTTTTGGCTGGTGTTTCCCATGAGCTGCGTACCCCTGTCACCTCGATCCGTGGGATGATTCAAGCTGTCAAAGACGGCGTCGTAAAAGGTGCAGATGCGGATGAATTCATGCAAATCAGCATGGACGAAGCCAAGCGACTCCAGACAATGGTCAATGACCTGCTCGAATTTTCCTCCATGGAAGCAGGTGAAGTTTTCGTCGAGAAGCATTCCATACAGATCGACAGCACATTGGATCAGATAGTCGCACAGGTGCAAGCCTTGCCCTCATTTGCAGACGTATCTGTGACAGTTAATCCGACTAGACAAGATACCGTATGGATCGGCGATGAATCACACGTCAAACAAATTTTGCTCAATTTATTGGGGAACAGCGCTTCCGCAAATGCAACGCAAATCAACATCGGCGTCCATAATCAGGGTGACTTCCTCTCCATCGACGTGACTGACAATGGAAAAGGGATTCCTGAGTCAGAGGTCCCCTTCATTTTCGAACGGTACTATCGCGGCGATAGCAAACGCAAAAAGAAGCATGGATTGGGGCTGGGCCTGACGATCTCCCGACTATTGGCAAAAGCACACGGGGGAAATGTCGAATTGGTTCGGACTTCTCCAGAAGGAACAACCTTTCGTCTGACACTCGCCCATCCTGACTCGTCCGCTTGAAATGAAAAAGAGGCAGCAGCACGTACCGATCATGCCGCTTCCTCTTTTACGTATGGGCACCCTCCGGCACATGTGTGCGGATAAGATCCATGAAGATGTCCAATGCTTTGGTATGAAACTCGTCTGATTTCGTGACGAGCGAAAAATCACGGGTAACCGGCGTCCCCGTTACCTTCAATGTACAGAGCGTGCCGAGCCTGCGTTCTTTGCGGATAGCCCAATAAGACAGTAAGCTGATTCCCAGACCAGCCTCCACTGACTCCTTGATCACCTGTGTGCTGCCGAACTCCATTCGCTTTTGCGGTGTGAATTGCAGTTGGCGAAACATTTTTTCAGCCGCTTCCCTCGTGCCTGACCCTTCTTCCCGCACAATCCACGTTTCCTTCATCAATTCGTCAATGCTGACCTCCGTTTGCCCGGCCAATCGATGCTCCGGAGAAGCAATCAAATACATGCGATCATCAGCAAACGGCTCTACGCACATTTTTTCGTCCACATACTCCCCCTCAACAATCCCGACGTCGAGTTGTCGCTTCGCCACCAGCTCAGCAATGACTGTGGAATTGTGAATGGTAATCGTGGGGGTAATCATTGGGTAATACTGACGGAGACGCGCAATGACATGAGGCAGCACATACTCTCCATATGTGTAGCTGGCGCCAATCGTCAAATCCCCGCTCGGTGTGTTCATCAAATCATCCACGAGGCTCTGCATTCGCGTGTACAAGCCCAAGATCTCCCGAGCGTGATGATAGACAATCTCCCCCGCTTTATTCAAGCGAACATATTTGTTGCTTCGCTCCAGGAGCTTTGTCCCTATCGTGCGCTCGAGCGCATGAATATACTGACTAACGGCAGGCTGCGTCATATGTAGCTCTTCTGCAGCTCGGGAAAAGTTCTGTCTGTCTGCAACGGTCACGAACACAAGCAAATGCTGATCCAACTGCCTTCACTCTCCTATCCACCACTAACCATTCATTTCACTTATGATGATCATCGCAATGATTTATTTTTCTTATTATAACAGTTGCCGTATGCTGAGTTTGTAAAACTTTTCGAGGAGTGATGGCAATGGCAACTCCGATCAAAAACAGCGTGCCATTGAATGAAAGCAATGCCAGCGTACAGCCCGCAAAAAATAACGAAAGCAAACCTGCATCCATCTCGCTGTGGATAGCTGGAATCGCTTTTACTTTTTTTATCGCCCTGACAGGCTACGGCTTAGCAAAAATACCTGGCTTTCAACAAGTTGGCCCCCTCGCCTGTTCGATCCTGATCGCGGTCGCATACCGGCATTTTCGTGGATATCCGGAAGCATTGCGATCAGGGATTCAATTTTCTGCCAAACGTTTACTACGTCTTGCTATCATTCTGTACGGCCTGAAGCTCAATATCGACGTCGTCTTGAATGAAGGTCTCGGGCTTCTCGTCTATGACGCTGGTGTCATTATTTTTTCCATCGCGGTTACGATGCTGATAGCTAAGTGGCTGAAAGCAGACTCTTCCCTCTCCCTCATGCTCGGAGTCGGTACAGGGGTCTGTGGAGCAGCGGCAATTGCTGCCGTCTCGCCTATCGTT is from Brevibacillus brevis and encodes:
- a CDS encoding EutP/PduV family microcompartment system protein, which translates into the protein MTGRVMIIGAIEAGKSSLVRALFNDEQPARKTQALEYRDWAIDTPGEYSENPMFYRTLMATSLEAKIIVMVQDATRERNYFPPGFSQGFPQSCIGVITKMDHPDANVERAEQFLRQSLGNAKIFRTSSLTSEGVSELRAYLQEIVNE
- the eutS gene encoding ethanolamine utilization microcompartment protein EutS — encoded protein: MEQERSRVIQEFVPGKQVTLAHVIANPDPMLYTKLGINEAGAIGILTLTPTETAIIAADIATKAAGVELGFLDRFTGSLIVVGDVSAVEMAVEAVNQVLSEKLRFTPALVTKS
- a CDS encoding EutN/CcmL family microcompartment protein, whose product is MFLGKVIGSVWATQKEAGMENLKLMVVQPIDWRGEEGGQTVIAADRIGAGIGEQVIVSRGTPARILFSGTSVPIDAIIVGIVDSFEVPGAAGREE
- the pduL gene encoding phosphate propanoyltransferase, producing MAVITEASLRAMHKSGIPNPFLVEKGDKITPAAADFLKGRGIQVKQVDQNQQPSTNQAAEAVREIPLGVSNRHIHLSQADVEKLFGAGHQLTPMRDLSQPGQFACQETVTIVGPKGSIHGVRVLGPARGATQVEISRTDGFAVGVHAPVRMSGDIEGTPGMVLVTAKGTVVMDKGVIVAKSHVHMSPADAEQYQVKDGDTLILATQSDRPIIYPDVVVRVHPQFALDFHVDTDEGNAANLKTGDRVKVIGKNGQFYSG
- the eutM gene encoding ethanolamine utilization microcompartment protein EutM; its protein translation is MAGEMSALGMVETKGLIGAVEAADAMVKAANVKLIGKVHVGGGLVTVMVRGDVGAVKASTDAGAAAAEKVGELVSVHVIPRPHGDIELILPKLEG
- a CDS encoding acetaldehyde dehydrogenase (acetylating), whose amino-acid sequence is MTLDADLYSIQEVRTYLAQAKEAQAKFATYSQEQVDRIIEAMSKAGVEHADRLAAMAVEETGFGNIPDKRMKNLFAAQDVYASVKDVKTVGIIRKDEENKVWEVAQPFGIVAGIVPSTNPTSTVIYKSMVSLKARNAIVFSPHPSAAKCTLEAARLMAQAAVAAGAPEGLIHCVTKPTLPATNELMKHKLTNLILATGGTPMVRAAYSSGKPAYGVGPGNVPVYIHHSADFAAAAKRIVQSKTFDYGTICASEQALVVEESTKHQLIAALKREGAYFLNEQEKEKVAAIVTINGSLNAKIVGRSPHVIAQMAGITIPADTRVLVAEENNVGKAYPMSVEKLAPVLALYTVQGDSEAFARCRELLEHGGLGHTAGIHAQDDNVIAAYGQAMPASRIPVNTGTTFGGIGATTGVQPAFTLGCGSLGGNITSDNIGAKHMFNIKRVAFGIKEMPQSTPAPQAPATQAEEAVLQAVSSMNVGLSRDEIKNIIKSVLTEMTS
- a CDS encoding BMC domain-containing protein produces the protein MRATSYSLGMIETLGLPALIAAADAAAKAADVKVVSYEGADAGIVTVYVIGDVSSVQSAVDAGAEAARRVGTLLHSHVIPRPDENVPKMLKNLLKPEVKEEAKAESAQVPATKLQDQSINDLRKMARSYADFPLTTNEINMAKKEDLIRLLEEKQGGGDKA
- the eutL gene encoding ethanolamine utilization microcompartment protein EutL — protein: MEKPIRATPLAIRLIPNVDPQFAEKLNLPSHIRSLGLLTSTIDDVGYTAIDEATKKAAVEVVYAKSFYAGSGHASGPLSGEFIGMIGGATPSEVQSGLDAAVAFMESGACFYSLNDEGTHAYYAHVVSRTGSYLSQLAGIREGEPLAYLIAPPLEAMYGIDAALKAADVQMVQFFGPPTETNFGGALLTGSQSACTAAADAFADAVRSVAQQPVKR
- a CDS encoding response regulator transcription factor codes for the protein MKRILLIEDEMPIARLVQVYLERAGYEVKWNEGDHEAIPTFFSWKPDLVLLDLMLPDHDGLDILDQIRQYGSCPVIIITARGTVPDKLQGLAQGADDYIAKPFDPEEVLARVQAVLRRSSYIAEADTIRLGTLSIDVTAQNALIGKAPLSLMPRDWQLLVFLARHPNQCFSRDQLLDQVWGMDFEGGDRSVDTAVKRLRKSLLPWPTSEGEISTIRGMGYSLRVY
- a CDS encoding HAMP domain-containing sensor histidine kinase, whose translation is MFTNRSTSTRTAVPLLRYWTWRYALILSVILFGIGFFGIYWINKAATEQQFQVLEARTELLADSYTKLLLAKDTSTSSVKIEDLAQTTVGISNQAITTVTGPTSPAIPDTATPAATTAMIAFRVMPTVPIDHVVQIYDDAGKTFKKEMVSQTTTATIAQLPTPAQPVDKTKEIREVVATKGATWLRVGVPYYEHNAVAGTYYVSTPLNNDLVHTYITIMVSIGIITLCGWAIVYVLSRSLTQPLRQLAIAAEQISSGNYTPSLPNSSKIKEAEISQLVHSFDEMAKRLGQLERMRTDLLAGVSHELRTPVTSIRGMIQAVKDGVVKGADADEFMQISMDEAKRLQTMVNDLLEFSSMEAGEVFVEKHSIQIDSTLDQIVAQVQALPSFADVSVTVNPTRQDTVWIGDESHVKQILLNLLGNSASANATQINIGVHNQGDFLSIDVTDNGKGIPESEVPFIFERYYRGDSKRKKKHGLGLGLTISRLLAKAHGGNVELVRTSPEGTTFRLTLAHPDSSA
- a CDS encoding LysR family transcriptional regulator translates to MDQHLLVFVTVADRQNFSRAAEELHMTQPAVSQYIHALERTIGTKLLERSNKYVRLNKAGEIVYHHAREILGLYTRMQSLVDDLMNTPSGDLTIGASYTYGEYVLPHVIARLRQYYPMITPTITIHNSTVIAELVAKRQLDVGIVEGEYVDEKMCVEPFADDRMYLIASPEHRLAGQTEVSIDELMKETWIVREEGSGTREAAEKMFRQLQFTPQKRMEFGSTQVIKESVEAGLGISLLSYWAIRKERRLGTLCTLKVTGTPVTRDFSLVTKSDEFHTKALDIFMDLIRTHVPEGAHT